A stretch of the Pseudomonas helvetica genome encodes the following:
- a CDS encoding GNAT family N-acetyltransferase, with product MTYDIYQVNQEHYAEAAKAFLFQVADLIKQKTVTGQRAIQASDALNIAESYSIKEPGMYWFIALTKSGGSVAGLMKLKTQDTEVKVEDLCANPTMQGTGTELIERAVQFSERMGKNGRLTLTDMSKPREAGGQTFYGKLGFKAPLDDPTSITKNLNPNANLGIWSPVQKKVGNSWKKI from the coding sequence ATGACTTACGACATCTATCAAGTCAATCAGGAACATTACGCCGAGGCTGCAAAAGCCTTCCTGTTCCAAGTAGCCGATTTAATCAAACAAAAAACAGTGACGGGTCAGCGTGCTATCCAGGCGAGTGACGCACTCAATATTGCGGAGTCCTATTCGATCAAAGAGCCTGGAATGTACTGGTTTATTGCGCTGACTAAATCAGGCGGCAGTGTGGCGGGACTAATGAAGCTCAAAACCCAGGACACTGAAGTTAAAGTTGAAGATCTTTGCGCGAATCCAACCATGCAAGGAACAGGTACGGAACTGATAGAGCGTGCCGTACAGTTTTCCGAACGCATGGGGAAAAATGGCCGATTGACCTTGACCGACATGAGCAAACCGAGAGAGGCCGGTGGCCAGACGTTTTATGGAAAGTTAGGATTCAAGGCACCGCTTGACGACCCTACTTCAATCACCAAAAACCTTAACCCAAATGCCAATTTGGGAATATGGTCACCGGTCCAAAAAAAGGTCGGCAATTCATGGAAAAAAATATGA
- the tssH gene encoding type VI secretion system ATPase TssH, giving the protein MELASLIGRLNPDNRRALERAAQRCLQRGHHYVEIEHLLLELLEIEGGDFAYLLPRFGLERDALTAEINKALELFKTGSTRTPALSAQTIGLLEDAVVQASVLGLESIRSGLLLLALLDRDERRSLLLNSASSLLRIPRDALRSNLLEWTESSREHVGGARSVAATGGKPQQKQDSILDQFTQDLTADAHAGRIDPIVGRDGEIRQCIDILLRRRQNNPILVGAPGVGKTAVVEGLALRIAAGDVPPSLQEVSLRVLDLGLLQAGAGVKGEFEQRLKGVIDAVRSAEKPIILFIDEAHTLIGAGGVEGGSDAANLLKPALARGELRTLAATTWLEYKKYFEKDPALARRFQLVQVEEPDEITAVEMLRGVAAKLEQHHGVQVLDAAIHEAVKLSHRYISGRQLPDKAISVLDTACARVALGQHDVPPPLESLRHRQQSLKDEVERLRREQATGLDHRERITVLETESTSNVQAIRELEIRWSEERVAVRELLETRRELLALSERADNDKPDDVTDGRLDHLAAELLRLEAGLDAIRQDDPLVPEQVDAKTVAAVIAGWTGIPVGKMLADEAHAVRTLGQRMSQRVMGQRTALNTIAQRLQAYRAGLTDPQKPVGVFLLVGPTGVGKTETAYALADALYGGERNLISINLSEYQEAHTVSQLKGAPPGYVGYGSGGVLTEAVRRKPYSVVLLDEIEKAHPDVLEAFYNVFDKGLMEDGTGLVVDFKNTVMLATSNVGAELLLDTPTAQLDSDAFTEALHNVLLKAFRPAFLARMTVVAYRPLDEATLEGIVLAKLEKLRGRYKAATGKQFEFDAGIVQAVLAKCSAAGARDVENVLMTQVTGKLAEWVLE; this is encoded by the coding sequence ATGGAACTGGCCAGCCTGATCGGACGCCTCAACCCGGACAACCGCCGCGCCCTGGAACGGGCCGCCCAGCGTTGCCTGCAACGTGGTCATCATTACGTTGAAATCGAGCACCTGTTGCTTGAACTGCTGGAAATCGAAGGCGGCGACTTCGCCTACCTGCTACCGCGCTTCGGCCTGGAACGCGATGCCCTGACGGCGGAAATCAACAAGGCCCTGGAGCTGTTCAAGACCGGCAGTACCCGCACTCCGGCACTCTCGGCACAGACCATCGGCTTGCTGGAGGACGCCGTGGTGCAGGCCAGCGTGCTTGGCCTTGAGAGCATCCGTTCCGGCCTGTTGCTGTTGGCACTGCTCGACCGTGATGAACGCCGCAGCCTGTTGCTCAACAGTGCTTCGTCGCTGCTGCGCATTCCTCGGGACGCCCTGCGCAGCAATCTGCTGGAGTGGACCGAAAGCTCCCGCGAGCACGTCGGCGGCGCCCGCTCGGTCGCCGCAACCGGCGGCAAACCGCAGCAGAAACAGGACTCGATACTTGATCAGTTCACCCAGGACCTGACCGCCGACGCGCATGCCGGACGCATCGATCCCATCGTCGGGCGTGACGGCGAAATTCGCCAGTGCATCGACATCCTGCTGCGCCGTCGCCAGAACAATCCGATCCTGGTCGGCGCGCCCGGCGTTGGCAAAACCGCAGTGGTCGAAGGCCTGGCCCTGCGCATCGCCGCCGGCGACGTACCGCCGTCGCTGCAAGAAGTCAGTCTGCGGGTCCTCGACCTTGGTTTGTTGCAGGCCGGCGCCGGGGTCAAAGGTGAATTCGAGCAACGGCTCAAAGGGGTGATCGATGCCGTCCGCAGCGCGGAAAAACCGATCATCCTGTTCATCGACGAAGCCCACACCCTGATCGGCGCCGGGGGTGTCGAGGGCGGAAGCGACGCCGCCAACCTGCTCAAACCGGCGCTGGCCCGTGGTGAACTGCGGACCCTGGCCGCGACCACCTGGCTTGAGTACAAGAAATACTTCGAGAAAGACCCGGCCCTCGCCCGGCGCTTCCAACTGGTGCAGGTCGAAGAACCGGATGAAATCACTGCCGTGGAAATGCTCCGCGGGGTCGCCGCCAAACTCGAGCAGCACCACGGCGTGCAGGTCCTGGATGCGGCGATTCATGAGGCGGTGAAGCTGTCCCATCGCTACATCTCTGGCCGGCAACTGCCCGACAAAGCGATCAGCGTGCTCGACACCGCTTGCGCGCGGGTCGCCCTCGGGCAACACGACGTACCGCCACCACTGGAAAGCCTGCGTCATCGCCAGCAAAGCCTCAAGGATGAAGTCGAACGCCTGCGCCGCGAACAGGCCACCGGCCTCGATCATCGTGAGCGCATTACCGTGCTCGAGACCGAGTCCACCAGTAACGTGCAGGCCATTCGCGAGCTGGAGATTCGCTGGAGCGAAGAGCGCGTCGCCGTGCGCGAGCTGCTGGAAACCCGACGCGAGCTGCTGGCCTTGAGCGAACGCGCCGACAATGACAAACCGGACGACGTCACTGATGGACGCCTCGACCATCTGGCCGCCGAACTGCTGCGCCTGGAAGCCGGCCTCGACGCCATTCGCCAGGATGACCCGCTGGTACCGGAGCAAGTCGATGCGAAAACCGTCGCCGCGGTGATTGCCGGCTGGACCGGCATCCCGGTGGGCAAGATGCTCGCCGACGAAGCCCACGCCGTGCGCACCCTCGGCCAGCGCATGAGCCAACGGGTGATGGGCCAACGCACCGCGCTGAACACCATCGCCCAACGCTTGCAGGCGTATCGCGCCGGCCTCACCGACCCGCAAAAACCGGTCGGCGTGTTCCTGCTGGTCGGCCCCACCGGCGTCGGCAAAACCGAAACCGCCTACGCCCTGGCCGATGCGCTGTATGGCGGTGAGCGCAATCTGATCAGCATCAACCTTTCTGAATATCAAGAAGCCCACACCGTCAGCCAACTTAAAGGCGCCCCACCCGGCTACGTCGGCTACGGCAGCGGCGGCGTGCTCACCGAAGCCGTGCGGCGCAAACCCTATTCCGTGGTGTTGCTGGACGAAATCGAAAAAGCCCACCCGGATGTGCTGGAGGCTTTTTATAACGTCTTCGACAAGGGCCTGATGGAGGACGGCACCGGCCTGGTGGTGGACTTCAAGAACACCGTGATGCTCGCGACCAGCAACGTCGGCGCCGAACTGTTGCTCGACACACCGACCGCGCAACTCGACAGCGATGCCTTCACCGAAGCCTTGCACAACGTGCTGCTGAAAGCCTTCCGCCCGGCGTTTCTGGCGCGCATGACCGTGGTGGCGTACCGGCCGTTGGATGAGGCGACGCTGGAAGGGATTGTGCTGGCGAAACTGGAGAAATTGCGTGGCCGCTACAAAGCGGCAACCGGGAAACAGTTTGAGTTTGATGCCGGGATTGTGCAGGCGGTGTTGGCCAAGTGCAGCGCGGCGGGTGCGCGGGATGTCGAGAATGTGTTGATGACGCAGGTGACGGGGAAGTTGGCGGAGTGGGTGTTGGAGTAA
- the tssG gene encoding type VI secretion system baseplate subunit TssG codes for MATPSRHAALPLSLSQRLRRDPQAFELLQALLLLEREHPQAESLGSGTAPQAEALRLRGPLTPLFAASQVESLTEETDHKPTLTTPVFGLGGPDGPLPYAYQEWLQQRARAKDYAPAEFLDLFQHRLLSLLYKVLRKHRIAVGFSVPGATPVHAQLRALTGLLPKALHDRQAIPDAAVLACSALFADGRRSLAGFAAIVREQFELPVELNAYEGAWREIPAASRSRLQPGGRNLQLGRSAVAGTRVWDEHAGIRLTLGPLTPAQAAAFLPDGETHAALASLSALYFGPDLECTLVLLVRGASPIKLGRQTPPLLSWNGGLQRQSSLTLQRIETRLRQLEIT; via the coding sequence ATGGCAACCCCAAGCCGGCATGCCGCTCTCCCTCTGAGCCTGAGCCAACGACTGCGCCGCGATCCTCAGGCGTTCGAGTTGTTGCAGGCCTTGTTGCTGCTCGAGCGTGAGCATCCACAAGCCGAATCGCTGGGTAGCGGCACCGCACCGCAGGCTGAAGCGCTGCGTCTGCGCGGTCCGCTGACGCCGTTGTTCGCCGCCAGCCAGGTTGAAAGCCTGACCGAGGAAACGGATCACAAGCCGACCCTGACCACTCCGGTTTTCGGTCTCGGCGGACCAGACGGACCACTGCCCTACGCCTATCAGGAATGGCTGCAACAACGCGCCCGCGCCAAGGATTATGCGCCGGCCGAGTTCCTCGATCTGTTCCAGCACCGACTGCTCAGCCTGCTCTACAAAGTGCTGCGCAAACACCGGATTGCCGTGGGCTTTTCAGTGCCTGGCGCAACACCGGTGCACGCTCAGTTGCGAGCGCTGACCGGCCTGCTGCCCAAGGCCCTGCATGATCGTCAGGCGATTCCCGATGCCGCCGTGCTGGCGTGCAGCGCGCTGTTCGCCGACGGGCGTCGTTCGCTCGCAGGCTTCGCTGCCATCGTGCGCGAACAGTTCGAATTGCCGGTCGAGCTCAACGCCTATGAAGGTGCCTGGCGCGAGATTCCAGCCGCCAGTCGCAGCCGCTTGCAGCCCGGTGGACGCAACCTGCAACTGGGGCGCAGCGCCGTGGCCGGCACCCGGGTCTGGGACGAACATGCCGGCATCCGTCTGACCCTTGGCCCACTGACACCCGCCCAGGCTGCCGCCTTCTTGCCGGACGGTGAAACGCACGCGGCCTTGGCCAGCCTCAGCGCACTGTATTTCGGGCCGGACCTGGAGTGCACACTGGTGCTGCTGGTGCGTGGCGCCAGCCCGATAAAACTCGGTCGTCAGACACCGCCGCTGTTGAGCTGGAACGGTGGCTTGCAGCGCCAGTCCAGCCTCACTCTGCAACGCATCGAGACTCGTCTTCGTCAGCTGGAGATCACCTGA
- the tssF gene encoding type VI secretion system baseplate subunit TssF: protein MSDSIDPQLLDYYQRELTWLRHAGSIFAERYPKVARRLELSPGECPDPHVERLLEGFALLAARLQRRLDDDYAEFSDALLEQLYPLTMRPLPSCAIVQFEPDPSKGNLAGGYPLPRDTPLFVTTRHGESIHFRTSAAVHLWPLAIDEALLLGSDEAQALTGVAQARSALRLSLRCLGQSQWAELGIEQLRLHLAASPVINAKLYDLLGAHAIQLLAGPPGSTPKVLAGLPKIVGFANDEVLLPDEDGVHPGMRLLAEYFAFPDKFNFFDVPLAGAISDSQTLYLYIVFDQALGSRLHLQASDIALGCAPVINLFPRTSEPLRPDGTRSEYRLVADSHRENSVEIHSIRALRASTSQGVQRVPAYYGSQHGGNHRCYWHARRISGMTPNRLGTDLMLSLVDTQLDPFEDVTELSLSAELLCTNRHLAQSLSAGTPLGFERPGPVASARLRNPPSPQSLPRLDGESRWRLVSQLTLNHLSLVEGPQALDALKEILALHNLRDEASALRQIEGLLSLSCERVIAHVGEDAWRGWRNGLEVRLQLDPQHFVGTSAVLFSAVLAQFFSLYATANRFVRTVLVESDKEIKAWQPQAGMPLSL from the coding sequence ATGAGCGACTCGATTGACCCGCAACTGCTCGATTACTACCAGCGGGAACTGACCTGGCTGCGCCATGCCGGGAGCATTTTCGCCGAACGCTATCCCAAGGTTGCCAGACGCCTGGAACTGTCTCCCGGCGAATGCCCGGACCCGCATGTCGAGCGCTTGCTGGAAGGTTTCGCCTTGCTCGCGGCGCGCCTGCAACGGCGACTCGACGACGATTACGCCGAGTTCAGCGACGCGCTGCTGGAACAACTCTATCCGCTGACCATGCGGCCGCTGCCGTCCTGCGCCATCGTCCAGTTCGAGCCCGATCCAAGCAAGGGCAACCTGGCCGGCGGTTACCCGCTGCCGCGCGACACGCCGCTGTTCGTCACCACCCGCCACGGTGAAAGCATTCACTTTCGTACCAGCGCCGCCGTTCACCTCTGGCCGCTGGCAATCGACGAAGCCTTGCTGCTGGGAAGTGACGAAGCCCAGGCCCTGACCGGCGTCGCCCAGGCACGTTCGGCGCTGCGCTTGAGCCTGCGCTGCCTGGGCCAAAGCCAATGGGCAGAACTCGGCATCGAGCAGTTGCGCTTGCACCTGGCCGCGTCGCCGGTGATTAACGCCAAGCTCTACGACTTGCTCGGTGCCCATGCGATTCAGCTCCTCGCCGGGCCACCCGGCAGCACACCAAAAGTGCTGGCCGGGCTGCCGAAAATCGTCGGTTTCGCCAACGATGAAGTGCTGCTACCCGATGAAGACGGCGTGCATCCTGGGATGCGTTTGCTCGCCGAGTACTTTGCCTTTCCGGACAAATTCAATTTTTTCGACGTGCCGCTGGCGGGTGCAATCAGCGACAGCCAGACGCTGTATCTGTACATCGTTTTCGACCAGGCACTCGGCAGCCGCCTGCATTTACAAGCCAGCGATATCGCGCTGGGTTGCGCGCCGGTGATCAACCTGTTCCCACGGACTTCCGAGCCGCTTCGCCCGGACGGCACTCGCAGCGAATACCGCCTGGTTGCTGATAGCCATCGGGAAAACAGCGTCGAAATCCATAGCATCCGCGCCCTTCGCGCCAGCACCTCGCAGGGCGTGCAGCGCGTACCGGCGTATTACGGCAGCCAGCACGGCGGCAACCACCGCTGCTATTGGCACGCCCGGCGAATCAGCGGCATGACCCCAAACCGCTTGGGCACCGACCTGATGTTGAGTCTGGTGGACACCCAGCTCGACCCGTTTGAAGACGTGACTGAACTGAGCCTGTCCGCCGAGCTGCTCTGCACCAATCGGCACTTGGCCCAGAGCCTGTCGGCTGGAACACCGCTAGGCTTCGAGCGACCGGGGCCAGTCGCCTCGGCGCGCCTGCGTAATCCGCCGAGCCCGCAAAGCCTGCCGCGGCTGGACGGTGAATCGCGCTGGCGACTGGTCTCGCAATTGACCCTCAATCATTTGTCATTGGTCGAAGGTCCGCAGGCGCTGGACGCACTCAAGGAAATCCTCGCACTGCATAACCTGCGTGACGAGGCCAGTGCTCTGCGGCAGATCGAAGGTCTGCTGAGCCTGAGCTGTGAGCGCGTCATTGCGCATGTCGGTGAAGATGCCTGGCGCGGCTGGCGCAATGGGCTGGAGGTGCGCCTGCAACTCGATCCGCAGCATTTTGTCGGCACCAGCGCGGTGCTGTTTTCAGCGGTGCTGGCGCAGTTTTTCTCACTCTATGCCACGGCCAATCGCTTCGTGCGCACGGTGCTGGTTGAATCGGACAAGGAGATCAAGGCATGGCAACCCCAAGCCGGCATGCCGCTCTCCCTCTGA
- the tssE gene encoding type VI secretion system baseplate subunit TssE — protein sequence MTGTGILPPLFERLSASEADTVQAFDRQALLESVRIELLRLFNTRRGQRPLTTPPSVIDYGIADWTALQQQRSDDRRQLMRQIREAIDAFEPRLRLNAVEVTPVPENPQQLSIKLQGELRSGKQHWPVAFVIENAGDGLEVRNERLD from the coding sequence ATGACCGGCACCGGCATTCTGCCGCCGCTGTTCGAACGCCTTTCCGCCAGTGAGGCGGATACCGTGCAGGCGTTCGATCGCCAGGCACTGTTGGAGTCGGTCCGTATCGAGTTGCTGCGCTTGTTCAACACCCGTCGTGGCCAGCGCCCGCTGACCACGCCGCCAAGCGTTATTGACTACGGCATCGCTGACTGGACTGCATTGCAGCAACAGCGCAGCGATGACCGCCGTCAATTGATGCGGCAGATTCGTGAAGCCATCGACGCCTTCGAACCACGTCTGCGACTCAACGCGGTCGAGGTCACGCCGGTCCCCGAAAATCCGCAACAGCTGAGTATCAAGCTGCAAGGTGAGCTACGCAGCGGCAAGCAGCATTGGCCTGTCGCATTCGTCATCGAGAACGCCGGCGATGGCCTTGAGGTGCGCAATGAGCGACTCGATTGA
- a CDS encoding Hcp family type VI secretion system effector encodes MDAIILDLGGDIKGDSLLEGYKDKIEVMSYSHNVAMQVTNDVSNSERTSGKPHIGEFTLTKFVDSSTPSLNEYCCAGKPIPEAKITIGRNAAEGSGQLMPFIIYTLNNVVLSNVSVSGGTGGKPVETLSLNFTKIKWELTAQKDDGTKEGTAASTWDLAANKLIKG; translated from the coding sequence ATGGATGCAATCATTCTCGACCTCGGCGGCGACATCAAAGGCGACAGTCTGCTCGAAGGTTACAAGGACAAGATCGAAGTCATGTCCTACAGCCACAACGTCGCGATGCAGGTGACCAACGACGTCAGCAACTCCGAGCGTACCTCCGGCAAGCCGCACATCGGCGAGTTCACGCTGACCAAGTTCGTCGACAGCTCGACCCCGTCTCTCAACGAGTACTGCTGCGCCGGCAAACCGATCCCGGAAGCCAAGATCACCATCGGACGCAACGCGGCCGAAGGCAGTGGCCAGTTGATGCCCTTCATCATTTACACCCTGAACAACGTGGTGCTGTCCAACGTCAGCGTCAGCGGTGGTACGGGCGGCAAACCGGTGGAAACCCTCTCGCTGAACTTCACCAAGATCAAGTGGGAACTGACCGCGCAGAAAGACGATGGCACCAAGGAAGGCACGGCCGCTTCGACCTGGGACCTGGCCGCGAACAAGCTGATCAAGGGCTGA
- the tssC gene encoding type VI secretion system contractile sheath large subunit, whose product MPASSSAQAQASESVNETLSLLDRIIAEGRMAHDESQKDYARDMLAEFATQVLDKDMVVDKDTVAMINDRISRIDKLISTQLNEVLHHPDLQKLEASWRGLHLLVQNTETSSRLKLRLLNVTQKELQNDLEKAVEFDQSALFKKIYEEEYGTFGGHPFSLLVGDYTFGRNPQDIGLLEKLSNVAAAAHAPFIAAASPRLFDMNSFTELAVPRDLSKVFESQELIKWRSFRESEDSRYVSLVLPHFLLRLPYGPDTLPVEGINYVEDVNGSDHSKYLWGNAAWALSQRITEAFAKYGWCAAIRGAEGGGAVEGLPAHTFRTTSGDLSLKCPTEVAITDRREKELNDLGFIALCHKKNSDVAVFFGGQTTNKSKVYNTNEANANARISAMLPYVLAASRFAHYLKVIMRDKVGSFMTRDNVQTYLNNWIADYVLINDNAPQEIKAQYPLREARVDVSEVAGKPGVYRATVFLRPHFQLEELTASIRLVATLPPPVAA is encoded by the coding sequence ATGCCCGCCTCATCCAGCGCCCAGGCCCAAGCCAGCGAGAGTGTGAACGAGACCTTGTCTCTGCTCGACCGAATCATCGCCGAAGGGCGAATGGCCCACGACGAAAGCCAGAAGGATTACGCCCGCGACATGCTTGCGGAATTCGCCACCCAGGTTCTTGACAAAGACATGGTCGTCGACAAGGACACCGTGGCGATGATCAATGACCGCATCAGCCGGATCGACAAGCTGATCAGCACCCAGCTCAACGAAGTCCTGCACCATCCGGACCTGCAAAAACTCGAAGCGTCCTGGCGCGGCCTGCACCTGCTGGTGCAGAACACCGAAACCAGTTCCAGGCTGAAACTGCGCTTGCTCAACGTGACCCAGAAAGAGCTGCAGAACGATCTGGAAAAAGCCGTCGAGTTCGACCAGAGCGCGCTGTTCAAAAAGATCTACGAAGAAGAATACGGGACCTTTGGCGGTCACCCGTTCAGCCTGCTGGTGGGTGACTACACCTTCGGCCGGAACCCGCAGGACATCGGCCTGCTGGAGAAACTCTCGAACGTCGCGGCCGCCGCCCATGCGCCGTTCATTGCCGCTGCCAGCCCGCGGCTGTTCGACATGAACAGCTTCACCGAGCTCGCGGTGCCGCGTGACCTGTCGAAAGTCTTTGAGAGCCAGGAGCTGATCAAGTGGCGCTCCTTCCGCGAAAGCGAAGACTCGCGCTACGTGTCGCTGGTGCTGCCGCACTTCCTGCTGCGCCTGCCTTATGGCCCGGACACCTTGCCGGTGGAAGGCATCAACTACGTCGAGGACGTCAACGGCAGCGACCACAGCAAATACCTCTGGGGCAATGCGGCCTGGGCCCTGTCGCAACGCATCACTGAAGCCTTCGCCAAATACGGTTGGTGTGCAGCAATTCGCGGCGCCGAAGGCGGTGGCGCCGTCGAAGGACTGCCCGCCCACACGTTCCGCACCACCTCTGGCGATCTGTCGCTCAAATGCCCGACCGAAGTGGCAATCACCGACCGTCGTGAAAAAGAGCTCAACGACCTCGGCTTCATCGCCCTGTGCCACAAGAAAAACAGCGACGTGGCGGTGTTCTTCGGTGGCCAGACCACCAACAAATCCAAGGTCTACAACACCAACGAGGCGAACGCCAACGCGCGGATCTCGGCCATGCTGCCTTACGTGCTCGCGGCGTCCCGCTTCGCCCACTACCTGAAGGTCATCATGCGCGACAAGGTCGGCAGCTTCATGACCCGTGACAACGTGCAGACCTACCTCAACAACTGGATCGCCGATTACGTGCTGATCAACGACAACGCCCCACAGGAAATCAAGGCGCAGTACCCGCTGCGTGAGGCCCGAGTGGATGTCTCGGAAGTCGCCGGAAAACCGGGCGTCTATCGGGCCACGGTGTTTCTGCGGCCGCACTTCCAGCTCGAAGAGCTGACAGCCTCGATCCGCCTGGTCGCCACCCTGCCGCCACCGGTAGCTGCCTGA
- the tssB gene encoding type VI secretion system contractile sheath small subunit, protein MAESTQHKLDRVRPPRVQITYDVEIGNAIEKKELPLVVGILADLSGKPLEPLPKLNERRFTEIDRDNFNEVLASIAPRATLQVNNTLTGDDSKLNIELKFGHIDDFDPVKVVEQVAPLRRLFEARQRLRDLLTKLDGNDDLDKLLRDVIANTEGLQEIKSARPEAQPEAQPSAPAGDADAAPQDQA, encoded by the coding sequence ATGGCAGAAAGTACTCAGCACAAGCTCGACAGGGTCCGTCCACCCCGTGTGCAAATCACCTATGACGTTGAAATAGGTAACGCCATCGAGAAGAAAGAATTGCCTCTGGTGGTCGGCATTCTTGCCGACCTTTCTGGCAAACCGCTGGAACCCCTCCCAAAACTGAATGAACGGCGCTTCACCGAGATCGATCGCGACAACTTCAACGAAGTGCTCGCCTCGATCGCCCCGCGCGCCACCTTACAGGTCAACAACACCCTCACCGGCGATGACAGCAAGCTCAACATCGAGCTCAAGTTCGGTCATATCGATGACTTCGATCCGGTCAAGGTGGTCGAGCAAGTAGCGCCGTTGCGGCGCCTGTTCGAAGCGCGTCAGCGTCTGCGCGACCTGCTGACCAAACTCGATGGCAACGATGACCTGGACAAGCTGCTGCGTGATGTCATCGCCAACACCGAAGGCCTGCAAGAGATCAAGTCGGCCCGGCCTGAAGCGCAGCCTGAAGCGCAGCCTTCTGCACCTGCCGGTGATGCCGACGCGGCGCCGCAAGATCAAGCCTGA
- a CDS encoding type VI secretion protein, whose amino-acid sequence MRKGKFIVRAGFFISLSFLLLAGCSLFGPRVDLDRLTLDVAAHANDDTPIAVDFVAVNDPDLLKQLSALTARQWFSEREQFQRDYRQLMTVWGLELVPGQFIDQQPFPLGGKRAAGLLIFASYNTPGAHRLRLDDQSKAWLKFDSREMTLVSDTAH is encoded by the coding sequence ATGAGAAAAGGAAAATTCATTGTGCGCGCAGGTTTTTTTATCTCTCTCTCGTTCCTGTTACTCGCGGGCTGTTCGTTGTTCGGGCCGCGAGTCGATCTCGATCGCCTGACGCTGGACGTCGCCGCCCATGCCAATGACGACACGCCGATTGCCGTGGATTTTGTCGCGGTGAATGATCCGGACCTGCTCAAACAGCTGTCGGCACTGACCGCTCGGCAATGGTTCAGCGAGCGCGAGCAGTTTCAACGCGACTACCGACAGCTGATGACGGTCTGGGGGCTGGAGCTGGTTCCAGGGCAGTTTATCGATCAACAACCCTTCCCCCTGGGCGGCAAGCGGGCCGCTGGACTTTTGATCTTCGCGAGCTATAACACACCCGGAGCGCACCGACTTCGACTGGACGATCAGAGCAAGGCCTGGCTGAAGTTCGACAGTCGCGAGATGACACTGGTCAGCGACACTGCGCACTGA